CAAAATTGTTCTGTTTAAATCTATAATTTAGTCAGTTGACGGGTTTTCACCGATGTTCAGAAGTATAGTAAAAATAGAGGAAATTATCTTCTTTTTTTACTCATTGATGAAAAATAATAGACAAGGGAGAGTTTCTTAAGCACTGAGTTGGTATTAAATTGTCAATGAAGATATTGACTGATAATTTAATACCAACTAAGCTAAGCTTGATTTTAAATAGCATCGATATAGATGGTTAATCTGTTTTTAAGTATTTCGTTTTACAAATAGGTTGCTTTATAACAAATCACTCTATAACAAATCATTGTTTCGTGTTTTATTAACACGTTCACGTAATTCTTTACCTGGCTTAAAGTGTGGAACATATTTTGAAGCAAGAGTCACAGCATCGCCGGTTTTTGGATTACGCCCCGTTCTTGGTGGACGGTAGTGTAATGAAAAACTGCCAAAACCACGTATTTCTATTCGCTCACCTGTGGCAAGAGTTTGAGCCATGAGGTCTAGCATTGATTTCACCGCTAATTCAACATCTTTATAGGCTAATTGAGATTGTTTTTGAGCTAGCGCTTCAATCAACTCAGATTTTGTCATTGTTTATATTATCCTTAGGTCGATTGGTATAAGTGCGTCTATGATATTTGGGAAATCATAGTTACATCTTAATCCACAATATAATTTAATGCCCACCGTAAATTCCGCTTTTAACTTCCCCCTTCTTTAGAAGGGGAAAGCTCGAACGGATGGACAAAAATTAATTATCTGTATAATTTTATATTGATGAAAATCTTATTATCTATTTTTTGTTTGAGCCATTTTAAACAGGCTCATGACCTCCTGAAAAACCTCATCAATTGTTAATTCAGAAGTATCAATAATATGTGCATCTGCTGCTGCCACCAGAGGCGACGCACTACGGTTCATATCCCGCTCATCACGCTCTTGAATTTCCCTAATCAAGTCGGCGAGTTTAACATTATTTCCTTTCTCTATCAACTGCTTATAACGCCTTTTTGCTCGTTCATCTGCCGATGCCGTTAAAAAAACTTTGACCATTGCATCGGGAAAGATGCTCGTTCCCATGTCGCGACCATCGGCTATCAGACCAGGAGCTTGCAAAAATGCTTTTTGACGCTTAAACAATGCCTCTCTTACTTCAGGAATGGCAGCCACTTTAGAGGCATTATTGCCCGCCACTTCAGTTCTTATTTTTGCTTCGACTTCTTGACCATCGAGTAAAATACCACCCTCAGGTAAAAATTTAACGGCTAAATTTTCAGCAAGCTGTGCAACAGCATTGGTCTGATCAAAAGTAATCTCATTTAACAGACAAGCGAGTCCCGTTAAACGATAAAGCGCCCCACTGTCCAGATAATTCCAATTGAGTTCAGCTGCCACTAATGCTGAAATAGTTCCCTTTCCAACACCACCCGGGCCATCAATGGTAATTATAGGAATGTTATACTCTTTATTTTGCAGTTCAGTCATTAAGAACTCGCCTTATCATCACTGCTGTCTGAAGATGAACTGACGTTTAAACCCGTTTTTTGTGCCAAAGCAATAAAATCAGGAAAAGAGGTATTCACATTGGCACAGTCCTTAATAGTAATTGTGCCTTGAGCCGCTAAGGCCGCCATAGCAAATGACATGGCAATACGATGATCACCTAAACTATCAACCGTGCCGGAAGACATTGTGCCACCATTGATAATCATGCCATCATCCGTGCCTTGACAATCAATGCCTAAAATTTGCAAGCCATCAACCATCGCTTGAATGCGATCACTTTCTTTAACACGCAATTCTTCTGCCCCGGTCAAAATGGTTTGACCATCAGCACAGGCCGCCGCAATTGCAATGGCGGGAAATTCATCAATGGCAAGTGGCACTTGATCTTCGGGAATGTGAATGCCTTTAAGTCGGGCATAGCGAACACAAATATCAGCAACCGGTTCCCCACCCACTTCCTGCTCATTACTCAGTGTGATATCAGCACCCATTGCTTTGAGAATATTGATGACACCAATGCGCGTCGGGTTTATGCCCACATGTTGCAAGGTAATATCCGAGCCTTTAGCGATACTTGCTCCGACTATAAAAAAGGCTGTAGAAGAGATATCTGAAGGCACGTCTATATCGCAAGCTATGAGTTTACCGCCCCCCTGCAAACATATTTTACGCCGTTGCTCATCAATATTTTGTACCTCAAGCGTATAACCAAAACCTTGTAACATACGTTCAGTATGATCACGAGTGGGGGCTGGTTCTGTCACACAGGTCTCACCCTGCGCATATAGTCCGGCTAATAACACACAGGACTTAACCTGTGCACTTGCCATAGGCAAGGTATAGTCAATACCGTTCAGTTGGGTGTTATTATCTGACTTGATTGTCAGTGGTGCAGTGCCATTGGTATTGGGTTCTATATTGGCGCCCATTTGAATAACGGGATCGGTTACACGTTTCATGGGTCGGGTTGATAGTGATTCATCACCAGCCAAGGTCAGGTCAAAGCCCTGAGCAGCTAACAAGCCTGTCAGCAAACGCATGGAAGTACCGGAGTTACCTAAGTCTAAAGGTGCTGCAGGTGCTTTAAGTCCATGCATTCCTACCCCTTCGATGACCACATTACCGAATTTATCAGGCCCGGTAATATTCACCCCCATTGCACGAAAAGCTTTTAGGGTTGCCAGAGAATCTTCACCCTGTAAAAAACCAGAGATTTTCATGGTGCCTTCACTAAGCGAACCAAGCATTATAGAGCGATGTGAAATGGATTTATCGCCGGGAACACGAACCTGTCCGGTTAAACAACCGCCTGC
This genomic window from sulfur-oxidizing endosymbiont of Gigantopelta aegis contains:
- a CDS encoding integration host factor subunit beta; protein product: MTKSELIEALAQKQSQLAYKDVELAVKSMLDLMAQTLATGERIEIRGFGSFSLHYRPPRTGRNPKTGDAVTLASKYVPHFKPGKELRERVNKTRNNDLL
- the cmk gene encoding (d)CMP kinase, coding for MTELQNKEYNIPIITIDGPGGVGKGTISALVAAELNWNYLDSGALYRLTGLACLLNEITFDQTNAVAQLAENLAVKFLPEGGILLDGQEVEAKIRTEVAGNNASKVAAIPEVREALFKRQKAFLQAPGLIADGRDMGTSIFPDAMVKVFLTASADERAKRRYKQLIEKGNNVKLADLIREIQERDERDMNRSASPLVAAADAHIIDTSELTIDEVFQEVMSLFKMAQTKNR
- the aroA gene encoding 3-phosphoshikimate 1-carboxyvinyltransferase, with product MSVEQRITYTAQAGGCLTGQVRVPGDKSISHRSIMLGSLSEGTMKISGFLQGEDSLATLKAFRAMGVNITGPDKFGNVVIEGVGMHGLKAPAAPLDLGNSGTSMRLLTGLLAAQGFDLTLAGDESLSTRPMKRVTDPVIQMGANIEPNTNGTAPLTIKSDNNTQLNGIDYTLPMASAQVKSCVLLAGLYAQGETCVTEPAPTRDHTERMLQGFGYTLEVQNIDEQRRKICLQGGGKLIACDIDVPSDISSTAFFIVGASIAKGSDITLQHVGINPTRIGVINILKAMGADITLSNEQEVGGEPVADICVRYARLKGIHIPEDQVPLAIDEFPAIAIAAACADGQTILTGAEELRVKESDRIQAMVDGLQILGIDCQGTDDGMIINGGTMSSGTVDSLGDHRIAMSFAMAALAAQGTITIKDCANVNTSFPDFIALAQKTGLNVSSSSDSSDDKASS